A section of the bacterium BMS3Abin02 genome encodes:
- the cfa_2 gene encoding cyclopropane-fatty-acyl-phospholipid synthase, which produces MDTALATSRSVYEQLAAMAGEPTVAMRAWNGDVWGPRDAPATVVLNHPGALRALLVPLDDLTAGEAYIYDDIDIEGSILEVLRFATSLRATRRRPLASLRLLRRLRKLPAENRRGEHTRPGKKGRLHSKRRDSASVSAHYDTGNDFFRQFLDPGMVYSCGAFLDPGEPLEMAQRRKIDLICRKLQLRSGQRLLDIGCGWGALAIHAAQHYDVDVMGVTLSRPQVELATAAAADAGVGNRVTFEVLDYRDVKGRFDAIASVGMFEHVGKAELAKYFARVRDMLEPGGTFLNHGIVTRDRQRRRSRVRPSFIDTYVFPDSELVTVDDVIRQAEAAGFELRDAESLRTSYALTLRHWIHNLETNSEAAMDAADETTYRIWRLYMAGSAVGFDTAALSVYQLLFDTTDRPWTFGRSHMLAADE; this is translated from the coding sequence ATGGACACTGCGCTGGCCACGTCGCGGTCGGTGTACGAACAGCTGGCGGCGATGGCAGGAGAACCGACTGTCGCCATGCGTGCCTGGAACGGGGACGTGTGGGGGCCGAGAGACGCTCCGGCCACCGTCGTGCTCAACCATCCGGGCGCCCTGCGCGCACTGTTGGTGCCACTCGACGATCTGACAGCAGGCGAGGCATACATCTACGACGACATCGATATCGAGGGCAGCATCCTCGAGGTGCTGCGGTTCGCGACGTCGCTCCGCGCGACGCGACGGCGGCCTCTGGCCTCACTGCGGCTGTTGCGCCGACTGCGGAAACTCCCTGCGGAGAACCGGCGCGGCGAACACACCCGCCCGGGGAAAAAGGGGCGGCTCCACTCCAAGAGGCGGGACAGTGCGTCGGTCAGCGCCCACTACGACACCGGCAACGACTTCTTCCGCCAATTCCTCGATCCCGGGATGGTGTACTCGTGTGGTGCGTTCCTCGATCCGGGCGAGCCGCTCGAAATGGCACAGCGACGAAAGATCGACCTGATCTGTCGCAAACTGCAGCTCCGGTCCGGGCAACGGCTGCTCGACATCGGGTGCGGCTGGGGTGCCCTGGCGATCCATGCCGCCCAGCACTACGACGTGGACGTCATGGGAGTGACTCTCAGCAGGCCACAGGTCGAGCTGGCGACCGCGGCCGCCGCTGATGCCGGTGTGGGCAATCGGGTCACGTTCGAGGTCCTCGACTATCGCGACGTAAAAGGGCGATTCGACGCCATCGCGTCGGTCGGGATGTTCGAACATGTCGGCAAGGCAGAGCTCGCCAAGTACTTCGCCAGGGTCCGGGACATGCTCGAACCGGGCGGGACGTTCTTGAACCATGGCATCGTGACCCGGGACCGGCAGCGCCGTCGGTCCCGGGTCAGGCCCAGCTTCATCGACACCTATGTCTTCCCGGACAGTGAGCTGGTCACGGTGGACGATGTCATCCGGCAGGCCGAGGCCGCCGGTTTCGAGCTGCGCGACGCCGAGTCGCTGCGCACCTCCTACGCCCTCACTCTGCGACACTGGATCCACAACCTCGAAACCAACAGCGAGGCCGCAATGGACGCGGCCGACGAGACGACCTACCGGATCTGGCGCCTCTACATGGCCGGCTCGGCTGTCGGCTTCGACACGGCCGCCCTCTCCGTCTATCAGCTCCTCTTCGACACGACCGACCGACCATGGACGTTCGGTCGGAGCCACATGCTCGCCGCCGACGAGTAG
- a CDS encoding uracil DNA glycosylase superfamily protein gives MAASSFLPPEGEVAEGRDEPRSMGVSPPRGRAIRQRSLPWQAMNALETLETKIAECHRCSRLVEWRERVAVEKRAAFRDQEYWGRPVPGFGDPAARLLIVGLAPAAHGANRTGRMFTGDRSGDWLYRALHRTGFANRPGSTDRHDGLVLTDAFVSAIVRCAPPANKPTAEEREACRPWLEAEIDLLDHLEVVVALGGMAFAQVLRIYVARGARVPRPRPRFGHGVQVDLGPGLTLVASYHPSQQNTFTGRLTEAMLDSVFGRARDLLDRTTR, from the coding sequence GTGGCGGCCTCCTCTTTCCTTCCCCCTGAGGGGGAAGTGGCCGAGGGGAGGGACGAGCCGAGGTCGATGGGGGTCTCCCCGCCGCGCGGACGCGCCATTCGCCAACGCTCCCTACCCTGGCAGGCGATGAACGCGTTGGAGACTCTCGAGACGAAGATCGCCGAATGCCACCGCTGTTCCCGTCTCGTCGAATGGCGTGAACGAGTTGCCGTCGAGAAGCGGGCGGCGTTCCGTGACCAGGAGTACTGGGGGAGACCGGTGCCCGGGTTCGGAGACCCTGCCGCACGGCTCCTGATCGTCGGCCTCGCCCCGGCGGCACACGGTGCGAACCGCACGGGCCGCATGTTCACCGGAGACCGGTCGGGAGATTGGCTCTACCGGGCGCTGCATCGGACAGGATTCGCGAATCGGCCAGGGTCGACGGACCGGCACGACGGCCTCGTGCTCACCGACGCATTCGTGAGTGCGATCGTGCGCTGTGCCCCTCCTGCCAACAAGCCCACCGCCGAGGAACGGGAAGCCTGCCGCCCGTGGCTGGAAGCCGAAATCGACTTGCTCGACCACCTCGAAGTCGTTGTCGCTCTCGGCGGGATGGCGTTCGCCCAGGTGCTGCGGATCTACGTCGCGCGCGGGGCACGCGTCCCCAGGCCTCGGCCCCGATTCGGCCACGGTGTGCAGGTCGACCTCGGGCCCGGGCTCACCCTCGTTGCGAGCTACCACCCGAGCCAGCAGAACACGTTCACCGGGCGGCTCACCGAGGCGATGCTCGACAGCGTGTTCGGCCGAGCCAGGGATCTTCTGGATCGCACGACCCGGTAG
- the sufD gene encoding feS cluster assembly protein SufD: MQPLDQDTLDRLNATALDWVRESRSRGFEQFEKLTMPASEEEAWRYVNLDFALSDFGLADQGTPMSEPDEVAAALGELAGHATILDGYATVGRCDDAIFTSVAAKLGDGTNELRDVFGTGIDAGADIFSAAHHAFVHDGVFLHVPAGRTVERPFYVDVQATRGGAISFPHITIVVECDAEASIVIGFRSPDGEHIVVNPQIEAFVRDAGRLKLSTYQRFGNETRSIIHDRVVIGRDATAKLGEVGFGGSLGRLDLDLELTGKGAHTDLVGAFYGEHHQVLDYRLLMHHVGVSTSSDVFLKGAVQDTAESVFTGLVRIERDAAKTSAFETNRNLVLSEGARANSVPNLEILCDDVICGHGSTVGPLDEEPLYYLMSRGLSRERASRLLIRGFFEEALDRLPQPELAVPARVAVNRRFVTAQQEGRV, encoded by the coding sequence ATGCAGCCACTTGACCAGGACACCCTTGACCGACTCAACGCAACCGCTCTCGACTGGGTTCGAGAGAGCCGATCGCGTGGATTCGAGCAGTTCGAGAAGCTGACGATGCCCGCCTCGGAGGAAGAGGCGTGGCGCTACGTGAACCTCGACTTCGCTCTTTCCGATTTCGGCCTGGCCGACCAGGGAACCCCGATGAGCGAACCGGACGAGGTCGCGGCGGCCCTCGGCGAACTCGCAGGACACGCCACGATTCTCGACGGCTACGCAACAGTCGGCCGTTGCGACGATGCGATCTTCACCTCCGTGGCCGCGAAACTCGGCGACGGGACGAACGAGCTGCGCGACGTGTTCGGCACCGGCATCGACGCCGGCGCCGACATCTTCTCGGCAGCGCATCACGCGTTCGTTCACGATGGCGTCTTTCTGCACGTGCCCGCGGGCCGGACCGTCGAGCGTCCGTTCTACGTCGACGTTCAGGCGACCCGGGGAGGGGCGATCTCATTCCCGCACATCACGATCGTCGTGGAGTGCGACGCAGAAGCCTCGATCGTGATCGGCTTCCGATCCCCCGACGGCGAGCACATCGTCGTCAACCCTCAGATCGAAGCGTTCGTGCGCGACGCAGGACGCCTGAAGCTCTCCACCTACCAGCGCTTCGGCAACGAGACGCGCTCGATCATCCACGATCGGGTTGTCATCGGACGCGACGCGACGGCCAAGCTCGGCGAGGTCGGCTTCGGCGGTTCGCTGGGGCGTCTCGACCTGGACCTGGAACTCACCGGGAAAGGGGCGCACACGGACCTCGTCGGAGCCTTCTACGGTGAGCATCACCAGGTCCTCGACTACCGCCTGCTCATGCACCACGTCGGCGTGAGCACATCCTCGGATGTCTTCCTCAAAGGAGCGGTCCAGGACACCGCAGAATCGGTGTTCACGGGGTTGGTCAGGATCGAGCGCGACGCCGCGAAGACGAGTGCATTCGAGACGAACCGCAACCTGGTGCTGTCCGAAGGTGCGCGTGCGAACTCGGTGCCGAACCTCGAGATTCTGTGTGACGACGTGATCTGCGGCCATGGCTCGACGGTCGGGCCACTCGACGAGGAGCCGCTCTACTACCTGATGAGCCGTGGGCTGAGCAGGGAACGAGCGTCGCGTCTCCTCATCCGCGGCTTCTTCGAAGAGGCCCTCGACCGGTTGCCGCAGCCCGAGCTCGCCGTGCCGGCGCGAGTGGCCGTCAACCGGCGGTTCGTCACCGCCCAGCAGGAAGGACGGGTCTGA
- the andAb gene encoding anthranilate 1,2-dioxygenase ferredoxin subunit yields the protein MGDWVNIGALDDLSQGQGVRVEIGSDAVAVFRIGDDVYAIGDRCSHAQASLSDGEVFDHDVECPRHGSEFSLETGVPHSLPATMPVPVFETKVEDGSVLVRVGETS from the coding sequence ATGGGGGACTGGGTGAACATCGGCGCATTGGACGACTTGTCGCAGGGGCAGGGAGTGCGCGTCGAGATCGGGTCCGATGCCGTCGCGGTGTTCCGCATCGGTGACGACGTCTACGCCATCGGCGATCGGTGCAGCCACGCGCAGGCATCCCTGTCGGATGGCGAAGTGTTCGACCACGACGTCGAGTGTCCCCGTCACGGCTCCGAGTTCAGCCTCGAAACCGGAGTACCGCACTCGCTCCCCGCGACGATGCCGGTTCCGGTTTTCGAGACGAAGGTCGAAGACGGCAGCGTGCTGGTGAGAGTGGGGGAGACATCGTGA
- a CDS encoding putative ABC transporter ATP-binding protein — protein sequence MSGLKVDGVRASIDEKQILEGIDLEVPCGELHVIMGPNGSGKSTLSHVLTGKEGYEVEGSATLDGVELLDKPVDERAKLGLLQAFQYPVEVPGVRLRELLLEVGDEHGLNFEESSDVIEETAEKYGVTQFLDRPVNVGLSGGEKKRSEIFQMAMLRPRVAILDEIDSGLDIDAVREVAAAVEEMRGPDMAVLLITHYSRILKHMTPDRIHVLMAGRIVESGGRELADELEAGGYEVLRERLGIQPRVEEPAEKPVSEFFTDTPFDF from the coding sequence GTGAGCGGCTTGAAGGTCGACGGGGTGCGGGCATCGATCGACGAGAAGCAGATTCTCGAAGGTATCGACCTCGAGGTTCCTTGCGGGGAACTGCACGTGATCATGGGACCGAACGGTTCCGGCAAGTCGACGCTGAGTCATGTTCTCACGGGCAAGGAGGGCTACGAGGTCGAGGGCTCGGCGACGCTCGACGGTGTCGAGTTGCTCGACAAGCCGGTCGACGAACGGGCCAAGCTGGGTCTGCTGCAGGCCTTTCAGTATCCGGTCGAGGTGCCCGGTGTCCGGCTGCGGGAGCTGCTGCTCGAGGTGGGCGATGAGCACGGCCTGAACTTCGAGGAGAGCAGCGACGTCATCGAGGAGACCGCCGAGAAGTACGGGGTGACTCAGTTCCTCGACCGCCCGGTGAACGTGGGGCTGTCGGGTGGAGAGAAGAAGCGTTCGGAGATCTTCCAGATGGCGATGCTTCGGCCACGCGTCGCAATCCTCGACGAGATCGACTCGGGTCTCGACATCGACGCGGTGCGCGAAGTCGCTGCGGCGGTCGAGGAGATGCGCGGCCCGGACATGGCGGTGCTGCTGATCACCCACTATTCGAGAATCCTCAAGCACATGACGCCGGACCGGATCCATGTGCTGATGGCCGGGCGGATCGTCGAGTCCGGTGGTCGTGAGCTGGCCGACGAGCTCGAGGCCGGAGGCTACGAGGTGCTGCGCGAACGGCTCGGGATCCAGCCCCGGGTCGAGGAGCCCGCAGAGAAGCCGGTGTCGGAGTTCTTCACCGACACGCCGTTCGACTTCTAG
- the hcrB gene encoding 4-hydroxybenzoyl-CoA reductase subunit beta, producing MMRLPKFALTSPETVEDATRLLAELGDRAVVLSGGTDLLPNLKRHQLSVETVISLDRLDGLAGIRIEDGKVRIGARTTLHEIASSDLTPPVVARAAAEVASPSIRNQGTIGGNLCVDTRCFWLNVPDLWRQAAKPCLKTGGDTCWVAPAKQVCWAVSSSDLAPVMVAVGASVTLVGPDGERHVAVDELYREDGMAHLAKAPEEILTEITIPFDTDLLATYHKLRRRGTVDFPILGVAAAIRLDHGGTCTAARIVLGAVASAPLRVPDAEEALVGRPFGPGPIAEAAEAARKLARPLHNTDLTSRYRKRMVPVFVRRALEELTEHSSSCVSNPRRQATTHARTDRGEADS from the coding sequence ATGATGCGCCTGCCGAAGTTTGCACTGACCTCGCCGGAGACCGTAGAGGATGCAACGAGACTGCTGGCCGAGCTCGGGGATCGGGCGGTTGTGCTCTCGGGCGGCACCGACCTGCTTCCCAACCTCAAGCGGCATCAGCTCAGCGTCGAGACCGTGATCTCACTCGACCGTCTCGACGGGTTGGCGGGGATCCGGATCGAGGACGGGAAGGTTCGCATCGGAGCCCGGACCACGCTGCACGAGATCGCCTCCTCCGACTTGACCCCTCCGGTGGTGGCACGCGCCGCCGCCGAGGTGGCATCACCCTCGATCCGGAACCAGGGCACCATCGGCGGGAATCTCTGCGTCGACACCCGGTGCTTCTGGCTCAACGTTCCAGATCTGTGGCGGCAGGCGGCCAAGCCATGCCTCAAGACCGGAGGCGACACCTGCTGGGTGGCGCCCGCGAAGCAGGTCTGCTGGGCGGTGAGCTCATCGGACCTCGCTCCTGTGATGGTCGCCGTCGGCGCCTCGGTCACGCTCGTAGGTCCCGACGGGGAGCGGCACGTCGCCGTCGACGAGCTATACCGGGAAGACGGCATGGCCCACCTCGCCAAGGCCCCCGAGGAGATCCTCACCGAGATCACCATCCCGTTCGACACCGACCTGTTGGCGACCTACCACAAGTTGCGACGCCGAGGCACCGTCGACTTCCCCATCCTCGGGGTCGCCGCGGCCATCCGACTCGACCACGGAGGAACCTGCACCGCCGCCAGAATCGTCCTCGGCGCCGTGGCCTCTGCGCCTCTGCGGGTTCCCGACGCAGAAGAGGCGCTCGTGGGACGGCCGTTCGGCCCCGGCCCGATCGCCGAGGCGGCCGAGGCGGCGAGAAAACTCGCCCGACCCCTCCACAACACCGACCTCACCTCTCGTTACCGCAAGCGCATGGTCCCGGTGTTCGTGAGGCGGGCCCTCGAAGAACTCACCGAACACTCCTCTTCTTGCGTGAGTAACCCCCGCCGTCAGGCCACAACTCACGCAAGAACGGACAGAGGGGAAGCAGACAGCTAG
- the hcrA_2 gene encoding 4-hydroxybenzoyl-CoA reductase subunit alpha — protein sequence MKSTHGVVGRPSGRVDALGQVTGQTVYADDLMLPRSLTAKLLRSPHAHARILRIDTSAARALPGVQAVLTGADLPVRYGILPVSQDENALAIDRVRYVGEPVAAVAATDPEIAEQALGLIEVEYEPLPDVTTIEEALDPSRPLIHGEGAGTNIHRETALEFGDVDEGLASADYVREDLFFFQGTTHAALEPHAVVASVGEDGRLTVWSSTQVPHYLHQILTKVLEIPVSRIRVIATAVGGGFGGKTDVFSHEIVAARLALTTGRPVKITLTREEVFYAHRGRHPVLMWVRTGFTSEGRITAMWFRSFLDGGAYGSYGAASLLYTGQLQTTTYRIPRYRFEGVRVFTNKPPCGAKRGHGTPQPRFAIESHLDQAAAELGIDPVTLRRRNLVEPFSRTVNHLRITSCGLEQCLDRVVEASGFDDKHTSLPVGRGVGVAVSAYLSGAGFPIHFNDMPQSEVMLKVGRGGGVTVYSMATDCGQGSTTILATIVAETLGLDPTDLTVVTADTDLTPIDLGSYSSRVTFMAGNAALEAAERLRDLVFEAVAAKLGVAAKSLIADCGTIVAADDPDHSVSWQEAVQLAEARSGTLVTSGSYRPPEGIAGRYRGAGVGPTPAYSYSACVAEVTCDAETGFVTVDRVWLAHDIGRAINPLLVVGQIEGSVHMGLGEALMEEHVFRGGLHQGPSLLDYKIPTILEMPAVESILVETDDPEGPFGAKEVGQGPLLPVIPAVVNAVHDALGIRIDETPVRPDTVLAALADLARGGSGRVGPTALPDHRFPPVYRVEPPEDSPGGIS from the coding sequence ATGAAGAGCACGCACGGGGTCGTCGGCAGACCCTCCGGGAGGGTCGACGCCCTCGGCCAGGTCACGGGACAGACGGTCTACGCCGACGACCTGATGCTCCCGCGCTCCCTCACCGCCAAGCTCCTGCGCAGCCCCCACGCTCATGCCCGGATCCTCCGCATCGACACATCCGCCGCCCGTGCGCTTCCAGGCGTCCAGGCGGTGCTCACGGGAGCGGACCTTCCCGTCCGCTACGGGATTCTTCCGGTGAGCCAGGACGAGAACGCGCTCGCCATCGACAGGGTGCGCTATGTGGGAGAGCCGGTCGCCGCGGTGGCAGCGACGGATCCCGAGATCGCCGAACAGGCCTTGGGCCTCATCGAGGTCGAGTATGAGCCGCTGCCGGACGTCACGACCATCGAGGAGGCGCTCGACCCGTCCCGGCCCCTCATCCACGGCGAGGGCGCCGGCACCAACATCCACCGGGAGACGGCGCTCGAGTTTGGTGACGTGGACGAGGGTCTCGCCTCGGCCGACTACGTCCGGGAAGACCTCTTCTTCTTCCAGGGCACCACGCACGCCGCCCTCGAGCCTCACGCCGTGGTCGCCTCCGTCGGTGAAGACGGTCGACTCACGGTCTGGTCCTCCACCCAGGTGCCCCACTATCTGCACCAGATTCTCACCAAGGTCCTCGAGATTCCCGTCAGCCGGATCCGGGTGATCGCGACCGCGGTGGGAGGTGGGTTCGGAGGCAAGACCGACGTCTTCTCCCACGAGATCGTTGCCGCCAGGCTCGCCCTCACGACCGGCCGACCGGTGAAGATCACCCTCACCCGGGAAGAGGTCTTCTACGCGCACCGGGGACGCCACCCCGTACTCATGTGGGTCCGCACCGGGTTCACCTCCGAAGGCCGCATCACCGCCATGTGGTTCCGCTCCTTCCTCGACGGGGGCGCCTACGGCAGCTACGGGGCCGCCAGCCTGCTGTACACGGGCCAGCTCCAGACCACGACGTACCGCATCCCCCGCTACCGCTTCGAGGGGGTGCGCGTCTTCACCAACAAGCCTCCTTGCGGCGCGAAGCGGGGCCACGGCACGCCGCAGCCCCGCTTCGCCATCGAAAGCCACCTGGACCAGGCGGCCGCCGAGCTCGGGATCGACCCGGTCACGCTCCGGCGACGCAACCTGGTGGAGCCGTTCTCACGCACCGTCAACCATCTCCGCATCACCAGCTGCGGCCTCGAGCAGTGCCTCGACCGTGTCGTCGAGGCGTCCGGGTTCGACGACAAGCACACCTCCCTCCCCGTGGGCAGGGGAGTGGGGGTCGCCGTCTCGGCCTATCTGTCGGGAGCGGGGTTTCCGATCCACTTCAACGACATGCCCCAATCGGAGGTCATGCTGAAGGTGGGCCGCGGGGGAGGCGTCACCGTGTACTCGATGGCGACGGACTGCGGCCAGGGCTCGACCACGATTCTGGCCACGATCGTCGCCGAGACGCTCGGCTTGGACCCAACGGACCTGACGGTGGTGACTGCGGACACCGACCTCACACCCATCGATCTCGGCAGCTACTCCAGCCGCGTCACCTTCATGGCCGGCAACGCGGCTCTCGAGGCCGCCGAGCGCCTCCGGGACCTGGTTTTCGAGGCGGTCGCCGCCAAGCTGGGCGTTGCCGCGAAGTCCCTCATCGCAGACTGCGGGACGATCGTCGCCGCCGACGACCCCGACCACAGCGTCTCCTGGCAAGAGGCGGTGCAGCTCGCCGAAGCCCGCTCCGGAACCCTCGTCACGTCCGGGAGCTACCGCCCCCCCGAGGGGATCGCAGGTCGTTACCGGGGCGCGGGCGTCGGCCCCACCCCCGCCTATTCGTATTCGGCGTGCGTCGCCGAAGTCACCTGTGATGCCGAGACCGGCTTCGTGACCGTGGATCGGGTCTGGCTGGCACACGACATCGGACGAGCCATCAACCCCCTGTTGGTGGTGGGCCAGATCGAGGGAAGCGTGCACATGGGTCTCGGAGAAGCTCTCATGGAGGAACACGTCTTTCGCGGCGGTCTCCATCAGGGACCGTCGCTCCTCGACTACAAGATCCCCACGATCCTCGAGATGCCGGCCGTGGAGTCGATCCTCGTGGAGACCGACGACCCTGAGGGCCCCTTCGGTGCCAAGGAGGTGGGCCAGGGCCCGCTGCTCCCGGTGATCCCGGCGGTGGTCAACGCGGTACACGACGCCTTGGGGATCCGGATCGACGAGACGCCGGTGCGACCCGACACGGTGCTGGCGGCGCTCGCCGACCTCGCTCGAGGAGGCTCGGGACGGGTCGGCCCAACCGCCCTCCCCGACCATCGGTTCCCGCCGGTGTACCGGGTCGAACCGCCCGAGGACTCCCCGGGAGGCATCTCATGA
- the hcrC_2 gene encoding 4-hydroxybenzoyl-CoA reductase subunit gamma: protein MSETPLRRFELRVNGEQHDLTVPAHRTLLEVLREDLRLTGTKHGCELGECGACTVLVDGVPRLSCITLPAQVAGREVTTIEGLASAGALHPLQESFASLGAAQCGYCTPGMIVTAAALLDQEPDPDVDRIRDALAGNMCRCTGYVKILEAVRLAARGSANREASR, encoded by the coding sequence ATGAGTGAGACACCGTTGAGGCGCTTCGAGCTGCGAGTGAACGGGGAGCAACACGATCTCACGGTGCCGGCCCACCGGACCCTCCTCGAGGTGCTTCGAGAAGACCTCCGACTCACCGGCACCAAGCACGGTTGTGAGCTCGGCGAGTGCGGCGCCTGCACCGTGCTCGTGGACGGGGTCCCCCGGCTGTCCTGCATCACCCTCCCGGCGCAGGTCGCCGGGCGGGAAGTGACGACGATCGAAGGACTGGCCTCGGCCGGAGCCCTTCACCCGCTCCAGGAGTCCTTCGCCTCCCTCGGCGCCGCCCAATGCGGCTACTGCACGCCGGGGATGATCGTCACCGCGGCCGCGCTGCTCGACCAGGAGCCCGACCCCGACGTCGATCGGATTCGTGACGCCCTCGCCGGGAACATGTGCCGTTGCACCGGCTACGTCAAGATTCTCGAAGCGGTCCGGTTGGCCGCCCGAGGGTCCGCGAACCGGGAGGCCTCACGATGA
- a CDS encoding DNA-binding transcriptional regulator EnvR, which produces MTQKIAELPTRSEATAARIVAAARGLFVASTYADVTTEMIARAAEVTKGGLYHHFASKEQLYFSMMLEDFERKRRLFGQAVCASGTCRDRLARLTRDFLELPDEERELARLVRRDINTFTGEKRDRLVRAYQQALPEQVESIIRDGIEDGELARGDARILSWSFVALVEVVIGEYADRVFGSTEARLDHVLGLFFEGAAAKPLKGTV; this is translated from the coding sequence ATGACACAGAAGATAGCAGAACTTCCCACCAGATCGGAGGCCACCGCCGCCCGGATCGTGGCTGCCGCCAGAGGGCTGTTCGTGGCGAGCACCTACGCCGACGTCACCACCGAGATGATCGCTCGGGCGGCCGAAGTCACCAAGGGTGGGCTGTATCACCACTTCGCCAGCAAGGAGCAGCTCTACTTCTCGATGATGCTCGAGGACTTCGAACGCAAGCGCCGCCTCTTCGGACAAGCCGTTTGCGCGTCCGGAACGTGTCGCGACCGCCTTGCCCGGCTCACCCGCGACTTTCTCGAACTTCCCGATGAGGAGCGTGAACTGGCCCGCCTCGTCCGGCGCGACATCAACACGTTCACCGGGGAGAAACGAGACCGTCTCGTGCGGGCATACCAGCAGGCCCTTCCCGAACAGGTCGAGAGCATCATCCGCGATGGAATCGAGGACGGTGAGCTGGCCCGTGGAGACGCCCGGATCCTCTCCTGGTCGTTCGTCGCCCTGGTGGAGGTCGTGATCGGAGAGTACGCGGATCGTGTCTTCGGAAGCACGGAGGCCCGCCTCGATCATGTGCTGGGTCTCTTCTTCGAGGGAGCAGCCGCCAAGCCACTGAAGGGGACGGTATGA
- the bcrC_1 gene encoding benzoyl-CoA reductase subunit C → MTTTATRTFDEWRDKTLAEALFECREMVESPEFETVRRWREAGGKVAGHFQVYFPEEIVHAAGMLPFKVRGAPVETNRADSNFGSYLCSILKTSLELVLTDRVELDLFVSHPICDAARNLSAIWSRNFDYPCQILYLPQNPNSAGSLEYLCHEYDRMRRVVEDVSGREITDEDLRNSIAVFNENRRLLRELYDIKRKTPWLIAAEDAYALVALAGMIPREEHNELLATLLPRIRENTAKREDRIRVVFEGGFCEQPPFDLVRMLGRTCYLVDDDFHIGMRWITEDVSVDGDLLENLAVAYIEHSSYSSVQHDLRKPKEKMLMRRIRDAGADAAILASAKMCEPGLEEQVAYTHALDAEGFAYFVSEFEESMTSFDQLELQVETFLENLLFA, encoded by the coding sequence ATGACAACGACTGCAACGAGGACCTTTGACGAGTGGCGTGACAAGACGCTCGCCGAGGCGCTGTTCGAGTGCCGGGAGATGGTCGAATCTCCCGAGTTCGAGACGGTGCGCCGCTGGCGCGAGGCCGGAGGCAAGGTGGCCGGCCACTTCCAGGTCTATTTCCCCGAGGAGATCGTCCACGCAGCAGGCATGCTCCCCTTCAAGGTGCGGGGCGCCCCGGTGGAGACGAACCGAGCCGATTCGAACTTCGGTTCCTACCTCTGCTCGATCCTCAAGACGTCTCTCGAGCTCGTCCTGACCGATCGGGTCGAGCTGGACCTGTTCGTCTCCCACCCGATCTGTGACGCGGCCCGCAACCTCTCGGCGATATGGAGTCGCAACTTCGACTACCCGTGCCAGATCCTGTACCTGCCCCAGAACCCGAACTCGGCGGGAAGCCTCGAATACCTGTGTCACGAGTACGACCGGATGCGCCGGGTCGTCGAGGATGTTTCGGGGCGCGAGATCACCGATGAGGATCTCCGCAACTCGATCGCCGTGTTCAACGAGAACCGCAGGCTCCTGCGGGAGCTGTACGACATCAAGAGGAAGACGCCATGGCTGATCGCGGCAGAGGACGCATACGCATTGGTCGCCCTCGCCGGGATGATCCCTCGTGAGGAGCACAACGAGCTCCTGGCGACGCTGCTGCCGAGGATCCGGGAGAACACCGCCAAGCGGGAGGACCGCATTCGCGTGGTTTTCGAAGGCGGCTTCTGCGAGCAGCCTCCTTTCGATCTCGTGCGGATGCTGGGCCGCACCTGTTACCTGGTGGACGACGACTTCCACATCGGGATGCGCTGGATCACCGAGGACGTGTCCGTCGACGGTGACCTCCTCGAGAACCTGGCCGTCGCATACATCGAGCACTCCTCGTACAGCTCCGTGCAGCACGATCTGCGCAAGCCCAAGGAGAAGATGCTCATGCGCCGAATCCGCGATGCCGGTGCCGACGCCGCCATCCTTGCATCCGCCAAGATGTGCGAGCCCGGCCTCGAGGAGCAGGTCGCATACACGCACGCCCTCGACGCCGAGGGGTTCGCCTACTTCGTCAGCGAGTTCGAGGAGAGCATGACCTCCTTCGACCAGCTCGAGCTGCAAGTCGAGACGTTTCTCGAGAACCTGCTCTTCGCATGA